From the Candidatus Bathyarchaeota archaeon genome, one window contains:
- a CDS encoding hydrogenase iron-sulfur subunit — MSEKCLAAVKINQDLCSRCGVCYSICPFEAINRDDESGEVAIDEQKCQVCGICYSACPVSAIEMAYYDYNQLSDYVNSLREKVKGDTLVVMCRGNSPSNCEVEEILTNHGLSIENYLPLRLPCAGRIPTDFVFNVLNSGVKNIISVQCEDAFCRMKEGTKINTKRFLLSKNVLEQLGFDENALSVVKYSRKAVWDTEKCVGCDKCVTICPYDAIEAQPFSSPKVIEDKCVGCGACQLVCPHHAIQVKGFEFDNVLSRYTQAAQALKAKNNAPAVLVFSCQWSDYSALDNPEDVLKGKNAIVLEVPCFKSLDPAHVITALNCGFDGVMGVVCAPDDCKLEKGRDTAERNLGVLQTALKKLNMLDRFELFELSPRCEGDFKTKFDGFYQKISALPQQNCAVAKTGGE, encoded by the coding sequence ATGAGTGAAAAGTGTCTCGCTGCAGTAAAAATCAATCAAGACCTGTGTAGTCGATGTGGAGTATGCTATTCTATATGCCCGTTTGAAGCCATAAACCGTGACGATGAAAGCGGTGAAGTGGCAATTGATGAACAAAAATGTCAAGTTTGCGGAATCTGTTACAGCGCTTGCCCCGTTTCTGCTATAGAAATGGCGTATTACGACTACAACCAATTATCTGACTACGTTAATTCTTTGAGAGAAAAAGTTAAAGGCGACACGCTTGTCGTGATGTGCCGCGGAAACTCTCCTTCCAACTGCGAAGTCGAAGAGATTCTGACCAACCACGGCTTAAGCATCGAAAACTATCTGCCTTTGCGTCTGCCCTGTGCAGGTAGAATCCCCACGGATTTTGTCTTTAACGTTCTCAACTCTGGCGTGAAAAACATTATTTCTGTTCAATGTGAAGACGCGTTTTGCCGCATGAAGGAAGGTACCAAAATCAACACGAAACGGTTCCTTCTAAGCAAGAACGTGCTTGAACAGTTAGGGTTTGACGAAAACGCCCTAAGCGTTGTCAAGTACTCACGCAAAGCCGTATGGGACACCGAAAAATGTGTTGGCTGCGACAAATGTGTCACCATCTGCCCCTACGACGCCATCGAAGCACAACCCTTCTCATCACCCAAAGTAATCGAGGACAAATGTGTCGGCTGCGGTGCCTGCCAGCTAGTCTGCCCACACCACGCCATACAAGTCAAAGGCTTCGAATTTGACAACGTCCTTAGCCGCTACACCCAAGCAGCACAAGCCCTCAAAGCCAAAAACAACGCACCCGCAGTTCTAGTCTTCAGCTGCCAATGGTCAGACTACTCCGCCTTGGACAACCCTGAAGATGTGCTCAAAGGCAAAAACGCAATCGTCCTTGAAGTACCCTGCTTCAAATCACTTGACCCCGCCCACGTCATAACCGCACTCAACTGTGGCTTTGACGGCGTCATGGGTGTCGTATGTGCTCCAGACGACTGCAAACTTGAAAAAGGCAGAGACACCGCCGAACGCAACCTTGGCGTCTTGCAAACTGCCCTCAAAAAACTAAACATGCTTGACCGCTTCGAACTCTTTGAACTCTCCCCCCGATGCGAAGGCGACTTCAAAACAAAGTTCGACGGCTTCTACCAAAAAATTTCTGCTCTGCCCCAGCAAAACTGTGCAGTAGCTAAAACCGGAGGCGAATAA
- a CDS encoding sulfide/dihydroorotate dehydrogenase-like FAD/NAD-binding protein gives MNTYEIVKKTQLGHKETLFEVKAPDIAAKAQAGQFIMVVLAEKSERIPLTICGYDQEKGTISFAFHEVGKSTKELGLLKEGDSIMSITGPLGNPSEVKKFGKVLCVGGSIMIAPIMLQVKAMKEAGNQVTTVLGCRSKEFLFMEDEAKALSEKVYIASDDGSTGYKGLDFLADLLKTEKFDRCVVMGPVVMMKQVSEITKPHGIPTIITMTPIMIDGMGMCGVCRVTVDGKMLFGCVDGPEFDGHLVDFDELIMRQRMMLPEERLSSVLWENSGGCKCGRNKA, from the coding sequence ATAAACACGTACGAAATAGTAAAGAAAACCCAGCTTGGCCACAAAGAAACCCTCTTTGAAGTAAAGGCGCCCGACATTGCCGCTAAAGCTCAAGCAGGACAATTCATCATGGTGGTCCTTGCTGAAAAGAGCGAACGCATACCCCTAACCATCTGCGGATACGACCAAGAAAAAGGAACCATCTCCTTTGCTTTCCACGAAGTAGGCAAAAGCACCAAAGAGCTTGGCTTGCTAAAGGAAGGCGACAGCATCATGAGCATTACTGGTCCCTTGGGAAACCCCTCTGAAGTCAAAAAATTCGGCAAAGTCTTGTGCGTTGGCGGCAGCATCATGATTGCCCCCATCATGCTCCAAGTCAAAGCCATGAAAGAAGCTGGAAACCAAGTGACAACCGTGTTGGGTTGCCGCTCCAAAGAATTCCTGTTCATGGAAGACGAAGCCAAAGCATTAAGCGAGAAAGTCTACATCGCATCTGACGATGGCTCAACTGGCTACAAAGGCTTAGACTTCTTAGCGGACTTACTCAAAACCGAAAAGTTTGACCGCTGCGTCGTCATGGGTCCCGTAGTCATGATGAAACAAGTAAGCGAAATAACCAAACCCCACGGCATCCCCACAATCATCACCATGACCCCAATCATGATTGACGGCATGGGCATGTGCGGAGTATGCCGAGTAACCGTTGACGGCAAGATGCTCTTTGGCTGCGTTGACGGACCAGAATTTGATGGGCATCTAGTCGACTTTGACGAGTTAATCATGCGTCAACGTATGATGCTTCCTGAAGAACGATTAAGTTCAGTTTTGTGGGAAAACAGTGGAGGTTGTAAGTGTGGCAGAAACAAAGCCTAA
- the gltA gene encoding NADPH-dependent glutamate synthase — MAKQEPEVRAKNFDEVALGYTEEEALEEASRCLTCPNPQCVKGCPVSVPIPDFIKCIKEKKYAEGIATIKTKNALPAVCGRVCPQESQCQSKCVIGKMGDPVSIGRLERFLADWERDNGFQLPPKAPSTGKKVAVVGAGPAGLTVAADLVKRGHDITMFEALHLGGGVLSYGIPEFRLPKAIVQNEVNYVKNLGVDLRLGNLIGRTHTIPELMKDGYDAVFIGSGAGLPSFTGCPGENLGGVYSANEFLIRVNLMKAFAYPDYDTPIRIGKHVVVIGGGNVAMDCARCSMRLGADVCLLYRRSRDELPARLEEIENAEEEGLVCKFLAAPIEFYGDERGWVKSMKCICMELGEPDERGRRSVKKIPGSEFTMDVDTVIIAIGQTPNPIIQRTTDGLESNPKRGTITVDDVGKTSLEGVYAGGDVATGAATVISAMGAGKRAAQAMHEYLESKK; from the coding sequence ATGGCAAAACAAGAACCCGAGGTAAGAGCCAAAAACTTTGACGAAGTAGCCCTAGGCTATACTGAAGAAGAGGCGCTTGAAGAAGCCAGTCGCTGCTTGACATGTCCAAACCCGCAGTGCGTAAAAGGCTGCCCCGTCAGTGTTCCAATCCCAGACTTCATCAAATGCATCAAAGAAAAGAAATACGCCGAAGGCATCGCCACCATCAAAACCAAAAACGCCCTCCCAGCCGTCTGCGGACGTGTATGCCCACAAGAATCCCAATGTCAATCCAAATGTGTCATCGGCAAGATGGGCGACCCCGTAAGCATCGGACGCTTAGAACGCTTCCTTGCTGACTGGGAAAGAGACAACGGTTTCCAACTCCCACCCAAAGCACCCTCAACAGGCAAAAAAGTCGCAGTCGTCGGCGCAGGTCCCGCAGGCTTAACCGTCGCAGCAGACCTAGTCAAACGCGGACACGACATAACCATGTTCGAGGCGCTTCACTTAGGCGGCGGAGTGCTCAGCTACGGTATCCCAGAATTCCGTCTACCCAAAGCCATCGTGCAAAACGAAGTCAACTACGTCAAAAACCTTGGCGTTGACCTACGTTTAGGTAACCTGATTGGCAGAACCCACACCATTCCCGAACTCATGAAAGACGGCTACGACGCAGTCTTCATCGGAAGCGGCGCAGGCTTGCCCTCATTTACCGGCTGCCCCGGCGAAAACCTAGGCGGCGTCTACAGCGCAAACGAGTTCCTCATTCGCGTTAACCTCATGAAAGCCTTCGCGTACCCCGACTACGACACCCCCATACGCATCGGCAAACACGTAGTAGTCATCGGCGGCGGAAACGTAGCCATGGACTGCGCACGATGCTCAATGCGTCTAGGCGCAGACGTCTGCCTACTCTACAGACGCTCCCGCGACGAGCTGCCCGCAAGACTCGAAGAAATCGAAAACGCCGAAGAAGAAGGCCTAGTCTGCAAATTCCTCGCCGCCCCAATTGAATTCTACGGCGACGAACGCGGCTGGGTCAAAAGCATGAAATGCATCTGCATGGAACTAGGCGAACCCGACGAACGCGGCAGACGCAGCGTAAAGAAAATCCCTGGCTCCGAATTCACCATGGACGTTGACACAGTCATCATCGCCATCGGACAAACCCCCAACCCCATCATCCAACGCACCACCGACGGCTTAGAGAGCAACCCCAAACGCGGAACCATCACCGTTGATGACGTAGGCAAAACCAGCCTCGAAGGCGTCTACGCAGGCGGAGACGTAGCCACAGGAGCAGCAACAGTCATTAGCGCTATGGGCGCAGGCAAACGCGCAGCACAAGCAATGCACGAATACCTCGAAAGCAAAAAATAA
- a CDS encoding long-chain fatty acid--CoA ligase codes for MTDEKAWFKLWPSDVPKQLDYPQISLHEVLTQTAQKHPKQAAIAFLGAEYSYEQLDALSSQFSAALVSLGVKKGDCVAVYLPNVPQFIIAYFGILKAGAALTAISPLHREREVEHQLTDSKAKALITLDSLLPVVQAVQNKTSLQSIILTNLTQYAQKPPTPTILPQTPNIQGFPELLAKNINTTPTKVPINPAEDLAALQYTGGTTGTAKAAMLTHQNLVANAFSFASWIKGEVTKETYLTALPLFHIYGMTTSMTSPIVQAAKMVLLPKFDPTTALQTIQKHKVTVFCGVPTMYAILLNNPELGKYDLTSIRACISGASPLPPQVQKTFMEITGGLLAEGYGLTEASPVTHCSPVDKTMKTVKVGSIGLPIPGTDAKIVDLETGTQTLPPTQTGELAVKGPQVMKGYWQRPDETALVLRDGWLLTGDIAHMDEYGYFYITDRKKDLIKYKDYSVYPREIEDVLYEHPAVKLCTVIGKPDPMAGEIPKAFIVLKDNTQATADEIKAFVNQKVAPYKAIREIEIRPELPLSSAGKVLRRTLRDQEKQKQP; via the coding sequence TTGACTGATGAAAAGGCATGGTTTAAGTTGTGGCCCTCCGATGTGCCCAAACAGTTGGATTACCCCCAAATTTCCCTACATGAAGTCTTAACCCAAACCGCCCAAAAACACCCCAAACAGGCAGCTATAGCTTTTCTGGGCGCTGAATACAGCTACGAACAGTTAGATGCGCTTTCTAGCCAGTTTTCTGCGGCGCTTGTTTCTTTGGGAGTAAAAAAGGGCGATTGCGTCGCGGTTTACCTGCCCAACGTGCCCCAATTCATAATCGCCTACTTTGGCATCCTAAAAGCTGGTGCTGCCCTAACCGCCATAAGCCCGCTACATCGCGAACGCGAAGTCGAACACCAACTCACAGACTCCAAAGCCAAAGCCCTAATCACACTTGACTCGCTTCTTCCAGTTGTCCAAGCCGTACAAAACAAAACCAGCCTCCAAAGCATAATACTCACCAACCTCACCCAATACGCCCAAAAACCCCCCACCCCAACAATACTCCCCCAAACCCCAAACATACAAGGCTTCCCCGAACTCCTCGCCAAAAACATCAACACAACCCCCACAAAAGTTCCCATAAACCCCGCTGAAGACTTAGCTGCGCTTCAGTACACAGGGGGAACTACGGGCACCGCCAAAGCCGCCATGCTCACCCACCAAAACCTAGTCGCCAACGCCTTCTCTTTTGCTTCTTGGATAAAAGGCGAAGTCACCAAAGAAACCTACCTCACCGCCCTGCCCCTGTTCCACATTTACGGCATGACAACTAGCATGACCTCCCCCATAGTTCAAGCGGCGAAGATGGTTTTGCTCCCCAAATTTGACCCCACAACCGCCCTGCAAACCATCCAAAAACACAAAGTAACCGTTTTCTGCGGCGTCCCAACAATGTACGCGATTTTGCTGAATAATCCTGAGCTTGGCAAGTATGATTTGACCTCTATTCGCGCCTGTATTTCGGGGGCTTCGCCGCTTCCACCTCAAGTGCAAAAAACGTTCATGGAAATCACAGGCGGCTTACTCGCAGAAGGCTACGGCTTAACCGAAGCGTCTCCTGTTACGCACTGCAGCCCTGTGGATAAAACCATGAAAACCGTCAAAGTCGGCTCCATCGGACTGCCCATACCTGGAACTGACGCCAAAATTGTTGATTTAGAAACGGGCACCCAAACGTTGCCGCCTACACAAACTGGCGAGCTCGCCGTTAAAGGGCCGCAAGTCATGAAGGGCTACTGGCAACGACCCGACGAAACCGCCCTAGTCCTGCGCGATGGCTGGCTGCTCACTGGCGATATAGCCCACATGGACGAATACGGCTACTTCTACATAACCGACCGCAAAAAAGACCTCATCAAATACAAAGACTACAGCGTCTACCCCCGAGAAATCGAAGACGTCCTCTACGAACACCCCGCCGTAAAACTCTGCACCGTAATTGGCAAACCCGACCCTATGGCCGGTGAAATCCCCAAAGCCTTCATAGTCCTAAAAGACAACACGCAAGCGACAGCCGACGAAATCAAGGCGTTTGTTAACCAAAAAGTCGCCCCCTACAAAGCCATCCGCGAAATCGAAATCCGCCCCGAACTCCCACTCAGTTCCGCAGGAAAAGTCTTACGACGAACCCTGCGCGACCAAGAAAAACAAAAACAACCTTAA
- a CDS encoding class I SAM-dependent methyltransferase — MHPEEKDAAFMSQFRCPKGEQGKKVAALMNTEHEALTTWGLQFVEIPKDATILDVGCGGGKTVNRLARMAPEGKIAGTDYSEDMVTYSKTVNAQLIKQGHVEIIEGSVENLQFPEGTFDLVTAVETYYFWSSLLDAFQQIHRVLKPQGKLLLINEMIKDLAYEKKNAETIKKAHVHLVALEEIKGLLEAAGFVKVQVFKKEETAWNVVLAQKP; from the coding sequence ATGCACCCTGAAGAGAAAGACGCGGCGTTCATGAGCCAGTTCCGATGCCCAAAAGGAGAGCAGGGCAAGAAAGTTGCGGCTTTAATGAACACGGAACATGAGGCGCTTACGACTTGGGGCTTGCAGTTCGTAGAAATCCCTAAGGACGCCACAATCTTGGACGTGGGATGTGGAGGCGGCAAAACCGTCAACCGCTTAGCGCGCATGGCACCCGAAGGAAAAATCGCAGGCACAGATTACTCAGAAGATATGGTAACGTACTCCAAAACGGTAAATGCACAGCTAATTAAACAGGGACACGTAGAAATCATTGAAGGTTCAGTGGAAAACCTACAGTTCCCAGAGGGCACGTTTGATTTGGTCACGGCGGTTGAGACCTACTATTTCTGGAGCAGCCTGCTTGACGCTTTCCAACAAATCCACAGGGTACTAAAGCCACAGGGCAAACTGCTCCTGATTAACGAGATGATAAAAGACCTCGCCTACGAGAAGAAAAACGCGGAAACCATAAAAAAAGCCCACGTACACCTCGTTGCGCTCGAGGAAATCAAGGGGCTGCTGGAAGCGGCGGGATTTGTGAAAGTTCAGGTTTTCAAAAAAGAAGAGACGGCGTGGAATGTGGTTCTTGCCCAAAAACCCTAA
- the hypF gene encoding carbamoyltransferase HypF — MRVKLTVTGIVQGVGFRPFVYRIAVKNGLAGYVLNRGDAGVEILLEGGENAVERFLVDLQELKPPLSQIHSVIQTPLDGGNQYRGFEIRHSSSESEHSGSVVPPDSAICNDCLRELRDPKNPRHDYFFITCVNCGPRFTIIEQLPYDRENTTMKQFPMCSFCHKEYIDPQNRRFHAQTVACPTCGPKAYLTTNTGEPLNAADPVREAGKLLSEGNILAVKGYGGFHIAASTTKEPPLRRLRTSKHRRAKPFAVMAKNIPAIQSFADITPKKHELLTSPARPIVLLNKNDHYGLSGLVAPELHNIGVMLPYSAMHYMLFDNVADQAFVMTSANPPNQPIVKDNQEALKILGETVDYFLFHNREIAYRCDDSVMRTHGSRNVFLRRSRGYAPAPVMLKQKAKRCVVSLGGELNNTSCVLNENKAFISQHIGDVENVETKQFLQQATEHLIRLTNSQPQAIACDLHPKFTTTQLAKALAEQNNWQLIPVQHHHAHIAALTAEHNLPEIVGVACDGYGYGTDGTAWGGEILLCTQNSANFKRLAHLEPQPLLGSDLATRYPLRIAAAILNKTTDITSWLQNHVQHLPHGEMEANLILTQLKNGNSIPQTTSVGRVLDAAAATLGICYERTYEGEAAMKLEAAAVNGKDTLALEPQIYGDLLKTTPLIQSLHENAGKLSVSDLAYSAHKYVAGGLAVLAVQFAQEQGVGVVGLSGGAAVNELLARIMREAVEAARLRFVVHEAVPAGDGGVSFGQAVVGGFTDF, encoded by the coding sequence TTGCGCGTCAAGCTTACTGTTACGGGGATTGTTCAGGGAGTTGGTTTTCGCCCATTTGTTTACCGCATTGCAGTCAAAAATGGTTTGGCGGGGTACGTTCTTAACCGTGGCGATGCGGGCGTAGAAATTCTTCTTGAAGGCGGTGAGAATGCGGTGGAGCGGTTTTTGGTTGACCTCCAAGAGTTGAAGCCGCCTTTATCTCAAATCCATAGTGTCATACAGACGCCTCTTGACGGAGGTAACCAGTACCGCGGATTTGAGATTCGCCACAGCTCGAGTGAATCTGAGCATTCCGGTTCCGTAGTTCCCCCCGATAGCGCTATCTGCAACGACTGCCTACGAGAACTGCGTGACCCAAAAAACCCGCGCCACGACTACTTTTTCATAACCTGCGTTAACTGTGGTCCACGCTTCACCATCATTGAGCAACTGCCTTATGACCGCGAAAACACCACCATGAAACAGTTCCCCATGTGCAGCTTTTGCCACAAAGAATACATTGACCCCCAAAACCGCCGATTTCACGCCCAAACTGTTGCCTGCCCCACATGTGGACCCAAAGCTTACCTAACCACCAACACAGGTGAACCCCTAAACGCTGCTGACCCCGTGCGCGAAGCAGGCAAACTACTTAGCGAAGGCAACATCCTCGCCGTCAAGGGCTACGGCGGTTTTCACATTGCAGCCTCAACCACAAAAGAGCCGCCCCTACGCAGACTTCGCACATCAAAGCATCGACGCGCCAAACCCTTCGCCGTCATGGCAAAAAACATACCCGCAATCCAATCCTTTGCCGACATTACCCCCAAAAAGCACGAACTGCTAACCTCACCCGCACGCCCCATCGTCCTGCTCAACAAAAACGACCATTACGGTTTGTCGGGGTTGGTGGCTCCTGAGCTGCACAACATCGGCGTTATGCTCCCCTACTCTGCCATGCATTACATGCTCTTTGACAACGTAGCTGACCAAGCTTTTGTCATGACCTCTGCTAATCCCCCTAATCAGCCCATAGTTAAGGATAATCAGGAAGCCCTCAAAATCTTGGGCGAAACCGTGGATTATTTTTTGTTCCATAACCGCGAGATTGCTTACCGCTGTGACGATTCAGTTATGCGAACCCACGGCAGCCGCAACGTGTTTTTGAGAAGAAGCCGCGGTTACGCCCCCGCCCCCGTGATGCTTAAGCAAAAAGCCAAGCGTTGCGTGGTGAGTTTGGGCGGCGAACTAAACAACACCTCCTGTGTCCTTAACGAAAACAAAGCTTTCATCAGCCAACACATAGGCGATGTAGAAAACGTTGAAACCAAACAGTTCCTTCAGCAAGCCACAGAGCATCTTATACGGTTAACAAACAGCCAACCCCAAGCCATCGCCTGCGATTTACACCCAAAATTCACCACCACCCAACTCGCCAAAGCCCTCGCAGAGCAAAACAACTGGCAACTAATCCCTGTACAGCACCACCACGCCCACATCGCCGCTCTAACCGCAGAGCACAACCTCCCCGAAATAGTCGGAGTTGCCTGCGACGGATACGGCTACGGCACCGACGGCACCGCATGGGGCGGAGAAATCCTGCTGTGCACCCAAAACTCAGCCAACTTCAAACGCCTAGCACACCTCGAACCCCAACCCCTCTTAGGCAGCGATCTAGCCACACGTTACCCCCTACGCATAGCCGCAGCCATACTCAACAAAACCACAGACATAACGTCTTGGCTCCAAAACCACGTTCAACATCTGCCCCACGGCGAAATGGAAGCAAACCTCATTTTGACCCAACTCAAAAACGGCAACTCAATTCCCCAAACCACTAGTGTTGGCAGGGTTTTAGATGCAGCCGCCGCCACGTTGGGAATATGCTACGAACGCACCTACGAAGGCGAAGCCGCCATGAAACTAGAAGCCGCCGCGGTAAACGGCAAGGACACCTTAGCGTTGGAGCCGCAAATCTACGGTGACCTGCTTAAGACCACGCCCCTAATCCAGAGCCTCCACGAAAACGCGGGTAAGCTGTCGGTTTCGGATTTGGCTTATAGTGCGCATAAGTATGTCGCGGGGGGGTTGGCGGTTTTGGCAGTGCAGTTTGCTCAAGAGCAGGGCGTTGGGGTGGTGGGTTTGTCTGGTGGCGCGGCGGTTAACGAGTTGCTTGCACGGATAATGCGCGAGGCAGTGGAGGCGGCGAGGTTGCGGTTTGTAGTTCACGAAGCAGTTCCCGCGGGTGATGGTGGCGTGTCTTTTGGGCAGGCGGTTGTTGGAGGCTTTACAGATTTTTAA
- a CDS encoding HypC/HybG/HupF family hydrogenase formation chaperone — translation MCLAIPARVTSVSGDKAQVDFGEGVLREVNIALVDAKVDDYVLVHAGYAIQKMDQKEALETLSVWNEVLDAAENE, via the coding sequence ATGTGTTTAGCTATTCCCGCGCGTGTTACAAGCGTTTCAGGCGACAAAGCTCAGGTGGATTTTGGAGAGGGCGTTTTGCGTGAAGTTAACATTGCCCTTGTAGACGCAAAAGTAGACGATTACGTTTTGGTTCACGCTGGCTATGCAATTCAAAAGATGGATCAAAAAGAAGCCCTTGAAACGCTTAGCGTATGGAACGAAGTCCTCGACGCCGCAGAAAACGAGTAG
- the hypD gene encoding hydrogenase formation protein HypD: MERSPRRRRKRVEAKVLEQQNLYRDPTMAKRIAKKISELTPKTGTVKICHVCGTHEWTITHFGIRSLLPKNIEVIAGPGCPVCILPASEVDAAIELAKRGVVVTCFGDVLRVPGSHGSLLDAKADGIDVRIVYSTSDAVDMAKREPEKDFMFFAVGFETTTPSTALEINKKPPKNLSFLVSHRVVPPAMELLAKMPELNLNGFIAPGHVSTIIGLEPYAVFPQKYSLPTVVAGFEPLDLLFGVYMIVKQMRAGKARLENEYSRGVNWEGNPKAQKLIADTFDVVDGKWRGLHTIPDSTLVLKEKYGAYDALRKYGVKLKDGIDSQPGCQCHLVVVGKIKPDACPLFLKACTPQNPVGACMVSMEGTCRVWAKTASADLRKS; this comes from the coding sequence ATGGAACGAAGTCCTCGACGCCGCAGAAAACGAGTAGAGGCAAAAGTTTTGGAGCAACAAAACCTGTACCGCGACCCCACCATGGCAAAACGCATAGCCAAAAAAATCTCCGAGTTAACCCCAAAAACAGGCACCGTGAAAATCTGCCACGTCTGCGGCACCCACGAATGGACCATAACCCACTTCGGAATACGCAGCCTGCTCCCCAAAAACATCGAAGTCATTGCGGGTCCTGGTTGTCCTGTTTGTATTTTGCCTGCTTCTGAAGTGGATGCTGCTATAGAGTTGGCTAAACGCGGTGTGGTTGTGACATGCTTTGGTGATGTCCTGCGGGTTCCAGGCTCACATGGATCTTTGCTAGATGCCAAAGCCGACGGCATAGATGTGCGCATCGTGTACAGCACTAGCGACGCAGTGGATATGGCTAAACGTGAACCCGAAAAAGACTTCATGTTCTTCGCAGTCGGTTTTGAAACCACTACCCCTTCCACAGCTCTGGAAATAAACAAAAAACCCCCCAAGAACCTGAGTTTTCTGGTTTCGCACCGTGTGGTTCCACCTGCCATGGAGTTGCTTGCCAAAATGCCCGAACTAAACCTTAACGGCTTCATAGCCCCTGGGCACGTAAGCACCATCATCGGCTTAGAGCCCTACGCGGTTTTCCCCCAAAAGTACAGTTTGCCTACGGTAGTGGCGGGGTTTGAACCGTTGGATTTGCTTTTTGGCGTTTACATGATTGTCAAGCAAATGCGTGCGGGCAAGGCGCGGTTAGAAAACGAGTACTCAAGGGGCGTGAATTGGGAAGGCAACCCTAAAGCCCAAAAACTAATCGCTGACACATTTGATGTGGTGGATGGGAAATGGCGTGGACTACACACTATACCCGACTCTACTTTGGTTCTCAAGGAGAAGTATGGCGCGTATGATGCTTTGCGCAAGTACGGCGTTAAACTCAAAGATGGCATAGACTCACAACCTGGATGTCAGTGCCATTTGGTGGTGGTTGGGAAAATTAAGCCTGATGCTTGCCCCCTGTTTTTGAAGGCTTGCACTCCTCAGAATCCTGTTGGCGCCTGCATGGTCAGCATGGAAGGTACCTGCCGCGTGTGGGCAAAGACGGCTTCAGCAGATTTGCGAAAGAGTTAA
- a CDS encoding M48 family metallopeptidase, which produces MYSYELAFIQRKLGELAVKAKLETPPQLEISQNEKLASIRVFRRQITVGENFLQHWRSGSFDEKDVEATLAHELGHMMDFSRFFRSASFWSLLLERFYFALVLVPVLVCFACPSITSLLVSSLIFVCWALLLPWITRNTGILIEIEADKNAATYLVEPKQLADTLLKINALVVPIKKFGLAARLDFLAGMLTQPSCSERLKHLDTL; this is translated from the coding sequence TTGTATAGTTATGAATTGGCGTTTATACAGCGAAAACTTGGCGAGTTAGCTGTAAAAGCCAAACTGGAAACGCCGCCTCAACTGGAGATATCTCAAAATGAAAAACTGGCAAGCATCAGGGTTTTTCGCAGGCAGATAACGGTGGGTGAAAACTTTTTGCAGCACTGGCGCAGTGGCTCTTTTGACGAGAAAGATGTTGAAGCTACTTTGGCGCATGAACTTGGGCACATGATGGATTTTAGCCGCTTTTTCCGCTCCGCCAGTTTTTGGAGTTTGCTCTTAGAACGGTTCTATTTCGCTCTTGTCTTGGTTCCCGTGCTGGTCTGCTTCGCCTGTCCATCCATAACATCCCTGCTAGTTTCCTCGTTAATCTTCGTATGTTGGGCTTTGCTTTTGCCTTGGATAACACGCAACACTGGCATACTCATTGAAATAGAAGCCGACAAAAACGCTGCCACCTACCTAGTAGAACCCAAACAACTAGCAGATACCCTGCTGAAAATAAACGCGCTTGTTGTCCCCATCAAAAAATTCGGTTTAGCTGCCAGATTAGACTTTCTAGCAGGCATGCTAACCCAGCCTTCCTGTAGCGAACGACTAAAACACTTAGACACACTCTAA